A window from Shimia isoporae encodes these proteins:
- a CDS encoding HlyD family secretion protein, whose translation MIELIFSALVTILPDYLFRRYRQGKRIGHEITLFNVWYELRWGLTGCAVLAIALITVIFHFHPTALTVQAPFRTVSVLSERAGRVAEVFVENNASVAEGEALFRLDTSRQEAAAETARRSIAEVDAAMTLGQSDLAVARGQADAAQAAFAQALDDLVRREGIAERNNTVVSAQELQRLKNAVMQAEGARDAALAVFEGAQTRLNEVLPAQRARAEAQLAEAQTEIALSTVHAEISGTVTQFLLKPGDLVNPILRPAGILVPDVTGSGRFVASFKQISAPVLVEGMLVEIACPSKPMAVVPMVIAERQGVIAGGQFRPGDALVDGFDRRRPGTVTVFLEPVFQGHTDDILPGSQCVGVAYSNRGLAMANGEIRGFQAFVTGLVDGMGIANAIIMRAQAVLLPVKALVFS comes from the coding sequence ATGATTGAGCTGATTTTCTCTGCCCTTGTGACGATCTTGCCGGATTACCTTTTCCGCCGCTACAGACAAGGAAAACGGATCGGGCATGAGATTACCCTTTTCAACGTCTGGTACGAGTTGCGGTGGGGGCTTACTGGCTGCGCTGTACTCGCTATCGCGCTGATCACTGTGATTTTCCATTTCCATCCTACAGCGCTCACCGTTCAGGCCCCGTTCAGGACTGTCAGTGTGCTGTCGGAACGGGCCGGGCGGGTGGCTGAAGTCTTTGTCGAAAACAACGCCTCCGTTGCGGAAGGTGAAGCTTTGTTCAGGCTGGACACCAGCCGTCAGGAGGCTGCGGCAGAAACGGCCCGGCGGAGCATAGCGGAGGTTGATGCCGCGATGACACTTGGCCAATCAGATTTGGCCGTGGCGCGCGGGCAGGCGGACGCGGCGCAAGCTGCGTTCGCGCAAGCCCTGGATGATTTGGTGCGACGGGAAGGGATCGCTGAGCGCAACAATACCGTCGTCAGTGCACAGGAGTTGCAGCGGTTAAAAAACGCAGTCATGCAGGCAGAAGGTGCGCGTGATGCGGCCCTGGCAGTTTTCGAGGGCGCGCAAACACGTCTGAACGAAGTCTTGCCAGCACAACGAGCTCGTGCCGAAGCGCAGTTGGCGGAAGCACAAACCGAAATAGCACTTTCAACCGTGCACGCCGAGATTTCAGGGACCGTGACCCAGTTTCTGCTCAAGCCAGGGGACCTCGTTAACCCGATCCTGAGACCCGCCGGAATTCTTGTCCCGGATGTCACCGGATCGGGACGGTTTGTGGCTTCTTTCAAACAAATTTCCGCGCCGGTTTTGGTCGAAGGGATGCTTGTTGAAATTGCCTGCCCCTCAAAGCCGATGGCAGTGGTGCCTATGGTGATCGCGGAACGACAGGGTGTAATCGCCGGTGGTCAGTTCCGACCTGGTGATGCTTTGGTTGACGGGTTTGACCGCCGCCGACCCGGAACGGTTACGGTGTTCCTAGAACCTGTCTTCCAGGGCCATACAGACGACATTCTGCCGGGTAGCCAGTGTGTGGGCGTGGCCTACAGCAATCGTGGGCTGGCGATGGCGAACGGTGAAATCCGTGGCTTTCAAGCCTTTGTAACCGGCTTGGTGGATGGGATGGGCATCGCCA